The DNA window GCCAGCCAGCCCAGTGGATCAAAGAGACGCGCTGCGAGGACTCGTCTCTTTGTTAATGCGGTCGTCGAGCAGGGTTGAATTGCGAACGCGAAATGGTCGCCGCGCGAAAGTCAAAGAAGGCCCAGTGTGGGATGAAGCTCATCCTTTCAGGTTTGCTGAGCCTTGAGGAGTCGATGCTCCTGCGGAATTTTGGTGAGGATCTCCTTACAATTAGCAGCCCACTTGCGAAATGGAAATCCGCCCACCATGCAGAGTTTGCGGAGCTCACGCTGCAGCGTTGCTGCCTCTGCCAATGTGTTGGCTCCCAACATGATGTCATCGACATAACAATCACGCCGAAGAGCGGCGGCACCGAAAGGAAAACGAGATTTCTCGTCGTCGGCGAGCTGACGCAGAGTCCAAATCGCCAAGAACGGTGCATACGAGACAGTATGTCACGATATTCAGCCGGTATTCGCGCACTGCGTGGGTGCTCTCGCGACGCCACAGCACGCGTTGAAAATCATGATAGTCGGGGTGCATGAGAATTTGGCGGTACATTTTTTCGATGTCCGCCACAATGACATACCGATATCACCGCTAGCGGAGGAGGACATTGGCGAGTGCGGAAAGAAGGTTGGCACCCACGAGAAGCTGGGTGTTCAAGGATTCTTCTGACTGGACACGCTACGATCCGTTGAAGATTACGCGAAGTTTGGTTGTGCAGCTCGACTCGCGTAGCACTCCATGGTGAGGTAGATAGCATATTCTGGTCTTCATGATTAACGATTGATTCTTGATTGATTTCGCTTATATGTTCCAGGTTCTCGTACTCCTGCATGAATGTGCGGTAGAGGTCGCCGAACCGAGGGTCACGGCTACTTTTCCGCTCCAATGCGGTCAGTAGCCTCTCGACTGGCTTGCGGGTTTCTCCAAGATTTCTTGAGGTAGCGGTGAACGGCAGCCGAATGACATACGTCCTTGAGTGGTGTGGATGTGCGTTTGCATGAGGAATTTCTCGCACCTTTCCTCCTCGGGTGCGAGAGGTGGGAGCGGAAGGTATTTCTTCTTGCTTCTAGAAGCGGCAGACCATCGTAGTGAGATCGTGATCAGCGGTGCATTGAAGCGATCGAAGGTGGCCTTACAGCTTCGCAACGCCACAGTCCCCTGACAGAACCCATCCCAATATGGTTTTCTGCGCAATGGGAGCTAGCGGTCCACCCTTGCGAAACCCGTCTTCgaagataaaagagaagatCTCTGCTCCGAGAAGCAGCTCGACGGGATCGGTGGCCATGTACTCCGGATCGACCAGCGGCAGTCCTCGGATGTGTGGCAGTTTTTGTGTGTCGTCCTGTCGTGAAACTCCGATACGACGAGAGTCGGGGAAGCATAAAGGCGATGATGGCAAACATTACTCCGGTCACTTTTGAGGTTATCTTTAACGTTGCCTTGCCGCGAGCGGCACCGGACAGCGATCCGCCGATCCCGAAGATCATCAGCGGAGCGGTTTCGTGAGAGACGCAGGCGCTGTATCAGCGACTCGGTGACAACGGAAACTTCGGATCCTTGGGCTATCAAGACCCGCACGGAATGAGCTCTCCACGGTCAGGCACGAAAATGCGCGCGAAGAAAATCGCTTTACGGTCATCGGCGGTGTTGGTTGCGGAAAGCGCGGTTGCGTTGGTGAGCTTCGAGGTGGCGGACACGTCATGCAACATTGAGTGATGTCGCCTATTGCATGACCAACAGCTCTTGGTCGACTGACATCTCGCAACTGGATGATTATCGAGGCAGTTGAAGCACAGTCTCTGCGCTTCGACGAAGAATCTACGCTCTTTGACGGACTTCGCCTTGAATTGCCCGCACTCCATAAGCGAATACCGCTCTTTGCACATCGCGCACTGTATCACATTAGACTTGTGTTTCGTCAAGTGCGTTTTCGCGGACCGCGGTGAGTCTCCGGAGACCTTGACGGTTTTCGATTTCGCGGCGTTAAGTGTGAGCATTCTCTTAGTTATGAAGTTTAAAAGTGTCTCGTGATTCGGAGGCTCGAATGAATCACTCGGATGATTCCCACTCGAGTCTAGTGCGCGCATCGAAGAGTTCAACGACTAAGTGGTTGAATAGGTCCATCCGATGCGAATCAATCAGCCGCCCGATGGTTACTTTCATTCACGGCTGTCGTTACAGCGTGATGAACGCGGCTCAATTCTTTCGCAGTTTTGCCCTTCATTTTCGCGACGGTGATGAATGTGGCAAAGTTCGACCGAATAAGTTCCTTTTTATTCTCGAAGTGTTTCTTCAAAATTGGTCACGCGCGATCATAATTCTCTCCTGTTACAGTTCACGGCCGTATCAATTTTTCCGCAGGTCCTTGCAAGCCCGAGAGCAAGTAATGAAATCGCTCAATCGGAGACATAGCAGAATTCTCGCCGATCACAGACAGGAATAAATCGCGGAAGGACGGCCAATATTCGTACGCGCCTGAGAACggagataattttatctttggcAGTGCGGATTTTAATGAGCGATCGTTATTTTGTTGCTCGTTCGACGCAGCCGACGTTGAAAGAACGGTTTGGTAACATTCGGCGTATTCGGCGAGCTTACCGCGTGTTTGTTGAATGTAAGTATTTTCTGCAGTATCAAAAAAGTCAGTTGCGTACTCACTCTCGTTATATCTCTCCTTGTAGGTGATGCGGATAAGTTCGTGCTGTGTTTCGAATTTGGCCCACAGCTGATCCAGGATCCTAATGCGGGCTTCGATGCTGCCGGGATTAATGCCCGAATTGCACAGGTTCCTCAGATTGTCCATCGATCTTGACATGCGATAATGGATGTCACGCTGAGCGTTCAGCATGGTGTTTAATTCTGCGCTCATCTTGTTCGTCTCTCCCAGTTCATCTCTTCCAGATGATCAACACCAAGGAATTTCACTCACGAATTCGCGGGTGCCGGTGAAAATTCGACTCGGAGGACCAGAAAATGTTCGGAGCGACGGAGACATAGAACGCGACGACACACGGAACACTCACAAGGAAGACAGAACACGAAAAAAAAGTCACGaacgtataattaaaaaacatctttaattataataaataattatcacaataAATTTAGACAATTCAATCAGTTGAGCAAAGCGTAGTCCGAAAAGAAAAAGCGATCGCGTTATAATCGAATGTACAGAGAGAAAGCGGTTATCGTAAGCGGttttagaataaagaaatgCGGTCGTATAATGCGGTCAGAGTTCGATTTAACTATGCAGTGTAACTGCGCGTAAGAAGCGAGTGCGCTTCTTATCTTATCTTATTATCCGTACCGCTTCTCGAGAGCAGGCCCTTTTATAATGGATCTTTTATCGCCCGCTGCCATTAATTTCAATCGATTTAAAATCCGAATAGGCGCCGAACTTTATTGGTTGCCACGCGAAGTGCTGGCGCGAGGCAAAAGTTAGCGCGCACGATAAGCCGGTAGCCCTTACGTCAGCGTATACGTCACGGCATCGCGCATGCCGTTTGTCTTATCGTGCTACTAACCGTCGAAGTTGTTTGCGCggtttgttattaaaattgtttgcgACATGGGCTTTGTTAGCGGCAGAAAaagttgaaatataatatttgttacaatttgactatttttcgactttgaaaaaataaataatgcgagCTGTTAAccgaataaaatgtaatggtTTTAAGCCCATGTCGCAAATCttccttaaaataaaatgaagtgtttaattaatatgttcaaGCGTGATCTCAAACAAAGTTTGTTTTCTATTACATAAGTAATGTaaagatatgaaattaatatacaatatatagtatacaataaatagtacatatatatttatgtgcaatAATACTTATGTGCAACTTACTAATcacaaatatatgtttttaaaaatattctgatctaattttatttttaaattaaatatacacatcaatgtaagtatatacatatatatacacgaagTATCTTTGACAATaagttttgaatataaaatcgatataaagatatttgatcCTGAATAAATGTTTTCTACCACTTTGTAAacaaacatgaaaaaatttcaattattaattattgaacatcatcatatataaaagcttCTGTAATTtagaattcaaaaatttacgtaattatttgcaaaattttagagaattttttgttAGGAGTAAttcaatgtatatgtatattttttatttaatacttattgTGAGACATTACGTTATTATCAAGTCccgaatattataaatctgctCTAAGTAAATTTCATCAGTGAAGACAGTGCTTTAACATGCCATATCAAAATACAGCACATTGTGTATTATCTGTATCACAAAAGAAAaccttataaaattttaataagtcaaagatataaaataaattagtaaatataaaagaactctaaagataaaaacaataataaaaaattttcaaataacatttttttataacattttattcttaattgatttaactttaaaattgcAGTGTACacttatttttcagaaaataatctTGTATCAAtaggataattatatttttaataattatatttgaagattTACATGTACTATTCCACATAacgcaaatacatatattgaaatatggaATTATTAGaagtattagaatatataaatatatattatatattcctatATCAGTACAATtcacataatatattgtttgtaaGCAATGAATaattgtatcatatttttcacttaaaatatcacatatgtTAAGATATCGTGAGATTTTAAGTGCCAAAGAGTACAGTACAATTCTTAATTGTTAACGGACAGCATGCCATTGTTAtgtctcagcgacgctctttttctctctatacctcagttagtgagaaaaagattgctctctacttttatagggcaacctgctttcaccggctataccccaggaACGCTGAGAGCTAGGATTAACCTAGTGGATCTAGGGAAATGACGTGCGCGGAACTAGTTGTTTACTAGGAAGTTTtactaggtattttagggatatggatgcaactaggtatatgtaattcgaaggttaatcaggtttaaagaatagaattttaatattataataaaagaaagatatcgattatgatTGCGTTTTTATGGCAAGCCCGCTTGTgggttcaccatatgcaaggggcttgttacttaagatatatatatattaattagaaaccgtaagagttagagaattaagatttgaaaaggaacattataatagaaattaaggatagttaattaattgtggacactaaataatagagagttagttagatcgaattaatttattatgagaattgtctaaggaataaagtcttttatttaatatcaatacttgattatattatgactctaaatttctgatagaaagagaaggtttaGAAAGGTGTCGAATGTCGCTAGGGGCAccgtaataagcgctcggcaaggATGGAATCTTAGGGAGAATAggtaatgtcgccagggcaccgtaatcagcgctcggcaaTTAGGTTCAAagattgggttgtgttcagaaaattagataataaatttgatttcaatttaatctcctgttgtcatttcttgtgggaggtttttaaatcgataggaaacgccgccaAGGCACCTtgatcagcgctcggcaactaggtttaagggttatatcaagaattcaaaaagaaaggaggaggtcgccagggcaccataagcgctcggcaacgatggattttcgggaaaaagagcaaaatgttgcaagattaagtcaggtttaaatgacaacagtagtgtatattttgcatggaatttataaatcttacttagtattgatattatgggggtcttttaaataatagtaggataatagattaaagttgactgactggaaactgtcagccacttgctaatgcttgacaggggatttcttattatttagaggatgaaaaggtaattgaatgatattaggggttgtcagtcaattcaaataaagtttctaatatttatggaaagacgggggtttatagtaattgtaagtacttaccgtgatgtggcaggaaaatccttccttctgctCAAGTTCTGGTCGTTCTCTGTTAGacccttctctcgtcctttaagacctcggtcgtggatgaggtaggccggataaaagtacacagacgtatgcacaaagttttttattattttcttagttttacacaacttaacactgaatcgacggtaataacaattaatatgttaatcgaaattgtatagcgaatagtacgcgaacaatgaccAGGTGCAGAGCGGATGAATGATTCGAAAATGAATTCGTGAGtgaatgaacgaataatacggagcgaatacttgtacgaaataataatgaaatagtaatgaataatgttgaCTAAGAATAAATGCTTGACGACTTTTCAATTGAATGACTCGAATGTAAGAATTGAATAactcgaatgcttgaagacctTTTAATTGAATGCCTCGAATGCTTGAATGTAAGAATTGAATGACTCAAATGCTTGAAGACCTTTTAATTGAATGCATCGAATGCttgaatgtaaaaatgaatgattcgaatgcttgaagaccttttaattgaatgactcgaatgcttgaatgtaagaatgaatgattagaatgcttgaagaccttttaattgaatgactcgaatgcttgaatgtaagaatgaatgattagaatgcttgaagaccttttaattgaatgcccctgaggttcgaaatcgccggtTTATATACTGTCAAAACAAAGGGTTTTCGGGCCGTGTGCAGATCACGCGTTGCGCTCTGGAATGTTCTTAGGatgattcagtggaggactttcgagaagaaagatttttaacaattcttctgagaattgtcgatcgatatgtttatctgcctATTAAGTTTtggcgctcgtggtcgtagccgtcgcgagtccgttcgacttatcgctcgcaatatcaggtttcactgatatgaggcctcttatgcgcattctcttcttaagcttagttaatattttataatataaaatccttaataatatggttaatatttatgcttattaatttatggaatcatttgttctatttatttcagttctgataataagttggcaatttatataaagttatggcattctatagtttattaaaaatatagatattttagataacttatatgtattatatgtaatgtatataatttatgattccatagaatataagcctcttaaatttatatttatggtcgcttgatcgatactacaataaagcatgttaattttattaagatcatttctttatggaagcattcgcgcattatataataacctgttttaattaatataattttaattatttataaaattaaattgtattgaatatagtattgaaagttttgtatgtgatgttttggataaaataataataaatattttcaacaaattattattatatacgttttatgattccataaagtacggcgcatttactcctcaatttaagagtgagttatttttatatatatttgtctgtgtgattaaatattaaaatcttaaaagctaagtattagtattgatattatcgagtgtgaAATTCGCTCGCAATTCCGTTCTTAAAGtcttaaatcttaaatcagcagattagttctagaaagtcactgctgtatagctagctagttctaaataatgctttctGATTCGTCTgatctaaggaattctcaattccttgcgccatcgattattattactaaaaggattaaaatatattcggtttttaggctaaataaccatatggaactagaatgataagcgattaatgaaattagttaacaattaaaataaaagcaaatggattatataattactccataggtattttgcagggataaaagcggtacttaattattagttaaaatatagtttttaaaattggcaggacgttacaccatatcatataaaaaacatttatttgaacatatgtacatatattatgtaagacatatataaatttaaatcttcaagtataattattacaaatataattatttataatgatatgttGTGCCCCTAGTCATTAAGGAAGGTGTTGTTCTGCTCTTGCACGTTTAAAAGATTAGGATCCATGCTCTGAATAACTTGCTGTATTTCACAATGTTTTGTACACTTATTCGTGATTATAGTTTTCGGGGACGATACGTATTATATTTGAGCGAGCGAGCTATCGATGTGATTCTGATTATCTGTCTGTGCTCAGCTGTCATCGATGCATCTcgtctcaatatatatattaattagtcaGGTCGAGAAGAGTATGGTGATCCTGGCCGGAGCACGTCTCGTTTGTCAGCCTATCTCATCAGCTGCTTATTCAACTTCCGAGAATTTGACCGTGATTTCCTTTTCTGTAGTCACATCTCTTacttaattctattaataatcttttattactttaatcttttttaattactttttcttgggctatatttaatattacgttttgttttgctcttttttaatctttttttaatctttactgTAATGCTTAAGTACtttcatatttaatctattgGGAAATTGGTTGAGTTACGATATCCTTTCCCctttggaaaaagaaaattaactaCTTGTGAATTTTCGTCTAcataatttttcgcattttacaATAGTTTCTTAAGATtacgttatttaatatagcaTTGCGGTATTATTTATTGCGGTGTCGGTTTCTGTCTCCGCTGTTACATTTATTCCACTTGCGGTCCCGTAGATGTGctgttgaattatttttggtCTGCATCGGGTTTATGTTAATTTCTATtggttttctattttttgttacgcattttttcttaatgtatattattattattatagtaattattattattattattattattattcccgTGCAACTTGACATTACTAGACATTACTATTTGATATGTTCCTTCGCAGgaaaatagttattatttatgactTCGTTTAGTCTTTCGCTCAAATCCCTTAATTCAGTCGAATTTCTGAtgattttccataattttattcattttattttgtctagTAATTTGTTAATTCGTTCGTcgtttataattgttaaattgtaACCCGGTAAGCTTGTACGATGCTTATTATCGCGGATTTGTTTGTTCGTATTATTCCTTCTTGTGTcgttaatttacatttttcttttaacgtaATATGTCTGGTTCCTTTTATTTCTAGTTTTCGAGTTGTTTCGTTTTTACATGTTAATTTGAccggtttatttttttcgcgtgCAATATAACCATGAATTTGCGTTGTTTAGCGCTATCCATATTATtgtgtttgtgtgtatgtgttgaatattacaattgtttgtataaatatctaattgtaCGTACGTTTGTATTTCACATAACGCTCCGTCGTCTATGTAATGTATAAGGTAATTCTATTCGCAGACATATTGATCGTTATTTCGCATGCATTCTAGATCGCCTTTAGTAAACGTAAAATATGTTCGACTATCCATATCTATCGCTATTATCGGCTGATTTACGTctatgaatataaatgttttgttaGCTTTATGCATTGATAATgggatgatttttattatttcgtattcAGAATATGTGTGattaatggaattttataattgtaaatatattcgcGTTGTCGTGATACGCGCTAATTGTTAAGAACTTTTCGATTGTTCTCCAGTTTTCTGTGGATATTTGAAATGGGAAGTGCGTTCCCTGCGGTATTTGTGACGCAGTTTCTTTAAGGTTGTCTAAAATGGTTTCTATAGATACTAACCATATGTCAATTATTCCGCTTTTGGCATTCGTCATATGTACGATAATATGCGTTAAAtcattcgtaaaattttttattataatatttaatataatgaaatgctCGTCAAATCCTTCTTGTTGTCCGTAGCCGTTTTTAACTTGTAAACAGATTAGTCGCATTTTTTCtgttagatttaaaaattgttcgtcgctttttgcaaaattttttcaacgttATCTACATGCACAATTGtgacgtttaatattttaatttgatttttcatcgCATGTAACGTTTGTTGAtttctttacattaaattCATCCCTTCATGGCTTTTTCGTCATCTGCGTCCATTGTGCCGAAGAACGTCTTGACTAGTGTTCTTAGGTCGTCGATTATTTTTCGTCTCGTTTTTTTCGATGCTTGGTACGCGATTTTCAGACCTTTTAGCAATTTTGCTGCTTGTTCTCTGTCCTTTTCTGCTGTAGTAAGATGTGGCAggtttctttcatttttatttgcaatttatttatcatagcATAGAGCTCTCATTTGCGCTATATAGTTTTCCAATTGCTCATGTTGGTCATTGCGAAGATGTCCAATCTTATCACCATTTTCCATGTGGATTCTGTTTGATTTATCTTTTCGAAGTAGATATCCGGTTCATATCggaattcttttatttcaatttgcgTGTCAGATTCCATTTCCATACAAGTGCTCCGTGCAATGAGACTTCTGTAATGTAAGGTTttgtattatgttataatctttttttagaatcgTTTGCAGTGCATTCTTTTTTCGCGGGATGCACATGCACATGCTATTTCATCGCTGCGTTTATCTAGCCTTCTCAGAATTTTGTTCGCTCTTTTATTCAGTCTGTCTTCAAATATACGGCGTTTATAGATtatgctattaattattatagtttgtTATGCCTTCGAATTCTAGTGAATTCCTTTTTGAGCTGAAGCAGGATTTAGTGCGTGATCAAGGCGTTTGACAGAATACAAAGGAACACGATCATTCCGCACGTTCTTTTCGGAACCAGATGTCTCCGATTTCCTCAATAAGTGCTCTTGAAATGTGCTCGGGAAATGTTGGGTTATAACCATACAAGCCAGATAAAAACTCACATAAACCTATGCAGTGTTACGTCCCAgtgttcaaattaaattaatttaatttctattcttaaagtattataaagaGAAGTAATAATaactacattaaataatattatttatgagagTCGGGAGTCGACCGCGAtgcgaatttttaaaaacgctCAGAAATGAGCGAAAAGCAGTGTAACATGAATCCCTAGATCCACTGAAGGACAAGGAGATGTTAGAAAATACGCGAGCgcagattaatttaaataatcgttttattgataatgataGGAGCGAGCGACGGCAGCGTACTCTGCGACTTCGATGGAAATGGAACTTCTTCAAAATGTCCTGTTAATGCCTGACTGTCTTTGACGCGAGTCGGAAATCTTACAGAACTTCTTGCTAGAGGCTTTCGCGAGAATGGATATCTTGAACACGGACGCTGGATGGTTTTTGGCGGGATATAATGCAGAGGACATGCGCGATGCGGTTAACGAGCGTCTATTCTCGGACTCCTCACTTAAATTTCACAATATCTtaacactaaataattaaagaatgtgATTTGGGAAGTGACCAAATTGATCGCCGCGAGAATATGAACGCGATCGGAGGCGAGACAATTTAGAACGTTTGAGACGAGTAAGCCTACTAAGTACGTGACACGAGTGAGAATAAGTGAAAAGCAAATTAGAACGATCGAGGAATCTCGACCGGCTCGAATCGTTGTCGTAGACAGACTAAATCCACCGACAGCGGAAACTCGCGCTCTGCTGATGGGAATAATAGGGTTTTTCGACATCGAACGTTCTAGAATCAGTGTGTGTCATGGTTTCTCAGTATAAGAATAACGCGATCACGCACCGAGCGGGTGACCGCAACGCTATTTTTTCTCGCTCGTGTTTTGATTTTTGAAGTAATCGTTGGAATACAACGGTGACATTCGCCGTTAAAATTTagccattaattttaatgttttaattttgaacatacCGCTCACCTTGGAACGATAGTTTCTAAATAACGAATACAACAATTGCATTAAACGACAAGAGTGCGTGCAATTGTTAACATCATAATCGAGAATAAGGACACAAAATGATTTGACCTGCTGCCGCCCGCCTTGGCGGAATGACGTTCGCATCTTGACAATTTAAGCTTAAATCTACTGAATTATAATAACGCAACGCAGCGAAAGTGCTTAATTGCTCGTCGCCTCATTTTTGACCGGTAGTGCGCGCAGTTTCTAATCGGTATTTTAAATTCAGATGAGTTCGTTTTTACGGTGACGACCCGTACGAAGCCGTCGAGCCCAGGATGACATTGCGTCACTCCGCCAAGTTCACATTTGCAGGGAGGTAATGTCGGATTTCGCAAGAGGACGAGTTGCCCGGTCTCGATCTACGGCTTTACCTTTCGCCATTTTGCTCGTTGTTGGCATAATCGTTGCTCCATAATTTCCAAAATCGTTCGGTGACGTGTCGAACGATTTGCCACCTCGAAAGACGATTTTCGTTAAGATCGAGCAATAATGGTTCCGGGTTTACAGTAAGCACGGATCCGAAAATAAAATGACCGAAGTGAGACATTCGCAGTCCTCGAGAGTGTCGGAGAGAGGCGCAATCGGACGAGAATTTAGACAAGTTTCTATTCTACACAGCAGGGTAATGAATTCCTCAAATGTTAGCGTGTGATTGCCGAGAACGCGTCGCAAATGATTTTTAACGCCTCGAACCCCTGCCTCCCATAATCCGCCGAAATGTGGAGCAGATGTGGATATGAAATTCCACGTAACATTTTCGGAAGCTGTTGTATTGAGGAAGTTCGGATTTTGTAAGGCTGACCGATAAGGGATTGATAATTCTCGGCTCCGACGAATGTAGTCCCGTTATCCGAGTACATAAATTGCGGTAGGCCGCGACGAGCGCAAAAACGAGAATATGCTTAAGAAAGCTGGCGTGGAATAATCTGCCACTAATTCTAAATGTATAGCTTTGATCGCTAAGCAAATAAAGAGCGCGATGTACGCCTTGCGCGATGTAATGCGCCTTATCCTAGCGGAGGCgcgaatttgcatattttctcATTGCGGTCTCGATTACGCGGGTTCCGAGTGCTCGCCGACACTCGTTGTTCGGGAAGATCCCCCATAATTTGTAAAGGAATAGCGGTTCGCTCGCAAACGCACGTAAATGACAAATTTCATAAGATTGCGCGCGCGAATTATCCAGAAGTCGCGGCGTAAGATATTTAGTGTGAGTTGCGGTCTGGCGTGCAACGCTCTTAAATGAGCGTGATGTACGATCAATATGAGGGTGAGATGATAGAGATCGGATGTCGAATCAGCATTGGCAACGGAGCTTTGTTAAGCCGTCCACCCACGCGAAGAATTCCGTCTCGATCAAGGAACGATCAAGCAGAGAGAATTGCACTTCTTGCCGAGAGGCTTTGATTTTTGAATAGCGAATttattttcgacaaaaataaTGTAGATTGAATTGTCTTA is part of the Cataglyphis hispanica isolate Lineage 1 chromosome 1, ULB_Chis1_1.0, whole genome shotgun sequence genome and encodes:
- the LOC126852608 gene encoding uncharacterized protein LOC126852608; translation: MSAELNTMLNAQRDIHYRMSRSMDNLRNLCNSGINPGSIEARIRILDQLWAKFETQHELIRITYKERYNESEYATDFFDTAENTYIQQTRGKLAEYAECYQTVLSTSAASNEQQNNDRSLKSALPKIKLSPFSGAYEYWPSFRDLFLSVIGENSAMSPIERFHYLLSGLQGPAEKLIRP